A single genomic interval of Spinacia oleracea cultivar Varoflay chromosome 6, BTI_SOV_V1, whole genome shotgun sequence harbors:
- the LOC130462919 gene encoding uncharacterized protein, with amino-acid sequence MDRVLAWNVRGLNSTQKQDEVKHFIQKYAVGLVGILEHKVKLSNLGRLYQRVFANWCFSRNSSFHDGGRIVIAWKSGCFHVNIVAASSQFVHCHVTPVSGMHSFYCTFVYAFNNPNLRQDLWRDLGLLNTQDPWILCGDFNSVMAVDERIGAPVRQSDIVDISNCIHNCGMEDIKSVGNFLTWNNKQQGTNRVFSKIDRFMANQAWQGIFPAAEVCFMPEGHFDHSSSLLTVYPRSDEGRKPFKYFTMWKSSLVFSETVKKAWSSHIDGSKMFRVVCKLKKVKQALRELNQVGFTDVQAADLKAYQEMVNAQSSLHSNPTDATQLLLS; translated from the coding sequence ATGGATAGAGTGTTAGCTTGGAATGTTAGGGGTCTGAACTCCACACAGAAACAGGATGAAGTCAAGCATTTCATTCAGAAGTATGCTGTGGGTTTAGTTGGGATCCTAGAACATAAGGTAAAGCTCTCAAACCTTGGGAGACTTTATCAAAgagtttttgcaaattggtgtTTTTCTAGAAACTCTAGCTTTCATGATGGAGGAAGGATTGTGATTGCATGGAAGTCTGGATGTTTTCATGTGAATATAGTGGCTGCTTCTAGTCAGTTTGTGCATTGCCATGTTACTCCAGTCAGTGGCATGCATAGCTTTTATTGCACGTTTGTTTATGCTTTTAATAATCCTAATTTGAGACAGGATTTGTGGAGGGATTTAGGATTACTTAACACTCAGGATCCATGGATTCTGTGTGGTGATTTTAATAGTGTGATGGCAGTTGATGAAAGAATTGGGGCCCCTGTCAGACAGAGTGATATTGTTGATATAAGTAATTGCATTCACAACTGTGGAATGGAGGATATCAAAAGTGTGGGGAATTTCTTAACATGGAATAACAAGCAGCAAGGCACTAATAGGGTTTTCTCAAAAATAGACAGATTCATGGCCAATCAAGCATGGCAAGGAATCTTTCCAGCTGCTGAAGTTTGCTTCATGCCTGAAGGTCATTTTGATCACTCATCTAGTCTTTTGACAGTGTATCCTAGGAGTGATGAAGGGAGGAAACCATTCAAGTACTTTACAATGTGGAAGAGTTCTCTTGTGTTTTCTGAAACGGTCAAGAAGGCTTGGAGTAGTCACATAGATGGAAGTAAAATGTTCAGAGTGGTTTGTAAACttaagaaagttaagcaagccTTGAGAGAATTGAATCAAGTTGGCTTTACTGATGTTCAAGCTGCAGATCTAAAGGCCTATCAGGAAATGGTGAATGCTCAAAGTTCATTACATAGCAATCCTACTGATGCAACACAGCTGCTGCTGAGCTGA